One Nocardia sp. BMG111209 DNA segment encodes these proteins:
- a CDS encoding SDR family oxidoreductase: MSETNDEYFRGKVCVVTGAGSGIGRALAENLAGRGAKLALSDIDAEGLAETVRRCAESGAEVKSDRLNVVERESVLLYADAVKQHFGVVHQIYNNAGIAFHGDVVRSEFKDIERIMDVDFWGVVNGTKAFLPYLIESGAGHVINVSSLFGLIAIPGQSAYNAAKFAVRGFTEALRQEMLVNGQPVKVTCVHPGGIKTAVARNGGYAEGIDSARFAAFFDSKLALHSPEMAARTITEGVRKGHGRVLIGWEAKALDVFVRVTGSYYQRIASVVNKRLLP; encoded by the coding sequence ATGAGCGAAACGAACGACGAATACTTCCGCGGCAAGGTCTGCGTGGTCACCGGCGCCGGTTCGGGTATCGGCCGCGCCCTCGCCGAGAACCTGGCCGGCCGCGGCGCGAAACTCGCGCTGTCCGACATCGATGCCGAAGGTCTCGCCGAAACCGTCCGGCGCTGCGCGGAATCGGGCGCCGAGGTCAAGTCGGATCGGCTGAACGTGGTCGAGCGCGAGTCGGTGCTGCTGTACGCCGACGCGGTGAAACAGCACTTCGGCGTGGTCCACCAGATCTACAACAACGCCGGTATCGCCTTCCACGGCGACGTCGTGCGCTCGGAGTTCAAGGACATCGAGCGCATCATGGATGTCGACTTCTGGGGAGTCGTCAACGGCACCAAGGCCTTTCTGCCCTATCTGATCGAATCCGGTGCGGGGCACGTGATCAACGTGTCCAGCCTGTTCGGCCTGATCGCCATCCCGGGCCAGAGTGCCTACAACGCGGCGAAATTCGCGGTGCGCGGCTTCACCGAGGCGCTGCGGCAGGAGATGCTGGTGAACGGGCAGCCGGTCAAGGTCACCTGTGTGCACCCCGGCGGTATCAAGACCGCCGTCGCACGCAACGGCGGCTATGCCGAGGGCATCGACTCGGCGCGGTTCGCGGCGTTCTTCGACAGCAAGCTGGCCCTGCACAGCCCGGAGATGGCCGCCCGCACCATCACCGAGGGTGTCCGCAAGGGGCACGGCCGGGTGCTGATCGGCTGGGAGGCGAAGGCGCTGGACGTGTTCGTCCGCGTCACCGGCTCCTACTATCAGCGCATCGCGTCCGTGGTCAACAAGCGACTTCTTCCCTGA
- a CDS encoding NAD(P)/FAD-dependent oxidoreductase: protein MSRKVTDNGVAPEGADDRAARHVHVLIIGSGFSGLGLAIRLSQDGRDDYLVLERGGDVGGTWRDNTYPGAACDVPSHLYSYSFALNPNWSRSFSRQPEIQRYIQDVADRYRVRDKHIFDCEMTGARWNDTAKYWEVQTSRGAYTTDILVSAVGALCEPALPDIKGINDFEGELFHSARWDHDSDLAGKRVAVIGTGASAIQIVPSIAPRVARLDVYQRTAPWLLPRMDRPYTRPERLAFRYLPGVQRLSRTAIYAARESQVVGLAKFPPAMLALELIARAKLRREVPDPALRAKVTPNFRIGCKRMLISNDYYPALGRDNVDLITDGIREIRAGSIVAADGTEREVDAIVVATGFHVTDSPAYEVVYGRDGRSLAAVFDESGQQGYKGSAIVGYPNMFFLLGPNVGLGHTSMVYMIESQIAYIADAIAAFDRLGLGTVEVRKSVQDNYNRDLQGKLVGSVWNTGGCASWYLDKHGNNTTLWPDFTFRFRKMLEKFDPGAYETTIADGATRPDPKVVAAR, encoded by the coding sequence ATGAGTCGCAAGGTTACAGACAACGGTGTCGCGCCGGAGGGGGCCGACGACCGGGCCGCCCGGCACGTACACGTCCTCATCATCGGCAGTGGCTTCTCGGGACTGGGTCTGGCGATCCGGCTGAGCCAGGACGGGCGGGACGACTATCTGGTCCTCGAGCGCGGCGGTGATGTCGGCGGCACCTGGCGCGACAACACCTATCCCGGGGCGGCCTGCGATGTGCCGTCCCATCTGTACTCGTATTCCTTTGCGCTGAACCCGAATTGGTCGCGCTCGTTCTCCCGGCAGCCGGAGATCCAGCGCTACATCCAGGATGTCGCCGACCGCTACCGGGTGCGCGACAAGCACATCTTCGACTGCGAGATGACCGGCGCCCGCTGGAACGACACCGCGAAGTACTGGGAGGTGCAGACCAGCCGCGGCGCCTACACCACCGACATCCTGGTCTCGGCGGTCGGCGCGCTGTGTGAGCCCGCGCTGCCGGATATCAAGGGCATCAACGACTTCGAGGGTGAGCTCTTCCACTCCGCGCGCTGGGACCACGATTCCGATCTGGCCGGCAAGCGGGTCGCGGTGATCGGCACCGGCGCCTCGGCGATCCAGATCGTGCCCTCGATCGCGCCGCGGGTGGCCCGGCTCGACGTCTACCAGCGCACCGCGCCGTGGCTGCTGCCGCGGATGGACCGGCCCTACACGCGGCCGGAGCGGCTGGCGTTCCGGTATCTGCCCGGCGTGCAGCGGCTTTCCCGCACGGCCATCTACGCCGCGCGCGAATCCCAGGTCGTCGGCCTGGCGAAATTCCCGCCGGCCATGCTGGCCCTGGAACTGATCGCGCGCGCCAAGCTGCGGCGCGAGGTGCCCGATCCGGCGTTGCGGGCCAAGGTCACCCCGAACTTCCGGATCGGCTGCAAGCGCATGCTGATCTCCAACGACTACTATCCGGCGCTCGGCCGCGACAATGTCGACCTGATCACCGACGGCATCCGGGAGATCCGCGCCGGTTCGATCGTGGCCGCGGACGGCACCGAGCGCGAGGTCGACGCGATCGTGGTCGCCACCGGCTTCCACGTCACCGACTCGCCCGCGTACGAGGTGGTGTACGGCCGCGACGGCCGCAGTCTCGCAGCGGTTTTCGACGAATCGGGCCAGCAGGGCTACAAGGGTTCGGCGATCGTCGGCTACCCCAACATGTTCTTCCTGCTCGGCCCGAACGTGGGCCTCGGCCACACCTCGATGGTGTACATGATCGAGTCCCAGATCGCCTACATCGCCGATGCGATCGCCGCCTTCGACCGCCTCGGACTGGGTACCGTGGAGGTACGAAAGTCCGTGCAGGACAACTACAATCGCGACCTGCAAGGCAAACTGGTGGGTTCGGTGTGGAATACCGGCGGCTGTGCCAGCTGGTATCTGGACAAGCACGGCAACAACACCACGCTGTGGCCGGACTTCACGTTCCGGTTCCGTAAGATGCTCGAGAAATTCGACCCGGGGGCCTACGAGACGACGATCGCCGACGGCGCGACCCGGCCCGATCCGAAGGTGGTAGCAGCACGATGA
- a CDS encoding TetR family transcriptional regulator, whose amino-acid sequence MSVNGPGTGAKRVRMSPAERREQLIALGVRMLREKALHDISVGDIAEQAGISRGLLFHYFPTLQDFQLALVRHANAELLARTTPDHTLPLPEMLRDAVCRYVDYVSDNRTSYLALLRGPASADPDLAALIDATRGAVADRVLDEAPIALDDADLPRLRLAVRGWIAFTEETTLSWLRTATIDREQLIDLLVRSLPALAMHPELTAALGG is encoded by the coding sequence GTGAGCGTGAACGGTCCCGGAACGGGCGCGAAGCGGGTGCGGATGAGTCCGGCCGAACGGCGGGAGCAACTGATCGCTCTGGGCGTGCGGATGCTGCGGGAGAAGGCGCTGCACGACATCTCCGTCGGGGATATCGCCGAACAGGCCGGTATCTCGCGCGGACTGCTGTTCCACTACTTCCCCACCCTCCAGGATTTCCAGCTGGCGCTGGTGCGCCACGCCAATGCCGAACTGCTCGCCCGCACCACTCCCGACCACACCCTCCCGCTGCCGGAGATGCTGCGCGACGCGGTCTGCCGCTACGTCGACTATGTCAGCGACAACCGCACCTCGTATCTGGCCCTGTTGCGCGGACCGGCCAGCGCCGATCCCGATCTCGCCGCCCTGATCGACGCGACCCGTGGGGCCGTCGCCGACCGGGTGCTCGACGAGGCGCCGATCGCGCTCGACGACGCCGACCTGCCGCGGCTGCGGCTGGCCGTGCGGGGCTGGATCGCCTTCACCGAGGAGACGACGCTGAGCTGGCTGCGCACCGCCACCATCGACCGCGAACAGCTGATCGACCTGCTGGTGCGGTCCCTGCCCGCCCTGGCCATGCATCCGGAGCTGACCGCGGCGCTGGGCGGCTGA
- a CDS encoding MFS transporter: protein MTSEQVPGTDSGAWPPGSGAEPSDPAARSAGIGTSPALALAVLTAVLFVTFLDTTVVSVTLGAVQSNLHAGVVSLQWVVNAYTLVFASLMLPAGSLGDRLGRKKVMVGGLIVFGLGSLLAALAGSVAVLIAGRAVMGIGAAASEPGTLSVIRHLFPDRRQRARALGAWAAVSGLALATGPVLGGVLVGAFGWRSVFWFNVIVAVLVLAAAVRWVPESADPRPGSLDWAGFVLGSAFLGCVIYAGISGEQVGYGAASVITLFVIGALAFAAFLYVELRVPNPMFDFRYLRRPSVRSALIVAFAVYFGIFSIFFFTALYLQEAVGYSGWRTAAVFAPMAVSIVLGSLLAGFWVAVRGSRTPLIVGCVLAAAGILLSREFLGTHVDFTPLALSLTVAGLGFGIAVVPLTSAVLAGVPAEQSGMAAAATNTMRQVGAVVGVAALGALVNSFLNADLVDRLNELQIPANFQSIIIDAIETGAVPNGGDLADRASYGPIVDQVIGAAFEAFHRGLDVALLVSGILILVAAAGAAVSMWRGGDRSGYEPESDN from the coding sequence ATGACATCGGAGCAGGTACCCGGGACGGATTCCGGCGCATGGCCACCAGGTTCGGGCGCAGAGCCATCGGATCCCGCCGCGCGGTCCGCCGGAATCGGAACCTCACCCGCGCTCGCCCTGGCCGTCCTGACCGCCGTGTTGTTCGTGACCTTCCTCGACACCACCGTCGTCAGCGTGACACTCGGTGCGGTGCAGTCGAATCTGCACGCGGGTGTGGTGTCGCTGCAATGGGTGGTCAACGCCTACACGCTGGTCTTCGCGAGTCTGATGCTGCCCGCGGGCTCGCTCGGTGATCGCCTGGGCCGCAAGAAGGTCATGGTCGGCGGGCTGATCGTGTTCGGCCTGGGCTCGCTGCTCGCCGCGCTGGCGGGCAGTGTCGCGGTGCTGATCGCGGGCCGCGCGGTGATGGGGATCGGCGCGGCCGCTTCGGAACCCGGCACGCTGTCGGTGATCCGGCATCTGTTCCCGGATCGGCGGCAGCGCGCGCGGGCGCTGGGTGCGTGGGCCGCGGTGTCCGGTCTCGCGCTGGCTACGGGGCCGGTGCTGGGCGGGGTACTGGTCGGCGCGTTCGGATGGCGTTCGGTGTTCTGGTTCAACGTGATCGTCGCGGTCCTCGTGCTGGCCGCCGCGGTGCGCTGGGTGCCGGAGAGCGCCGATCCGCGACCGGGGAGCCTGGATTGGGCCGGATTCGTCCTCGGCTCGGCCTTCCTCGGCTGCGTGATCTACGCCGGGATCTCCGGTGAGCAGGTGGGTTACGGGGCCGCCTCGGTGATCACGCTGTTCGTGATCGGCGCGCTCGCGTTCGCCGCGTTCCTGTATGTCGAACTGCGCGTGCCGAATCCGATGTTCGACTTCCGTTATCTGCGCCGGCCCTCGGTGCGCAGCGCGCTGATCGTGGCGTTCGCGGTGTACTTCGGGATCTTCTCGATCTTCTTCTTCACGGCGCTGTATCTCCAGGAGGCGGTGGGTTATTCGGGCTGGCGGACGGCGGCGGTCTTCGCGCCGATGGCCGTGTCGATCGTGCTCGGCTCGCTGCTGGCGGGCTTCTGGGTGGCGGTGCGCGGGTCGCGCACGCCGCTGATCGTGGGCTGTGTACTGGCCGCGGCGGGCATCCTGCTGTCCCGCGAATTCCTCGGCACCCATGTGGATTTCACGCCGCTGGCGCTGTCGCTCACGGTGGCCGGGCTGGGTTTCGGTATCGCGGTGGTGCCGTTGACCTCCGCGGTACTGGCCGGGGTCCCCGCCGAGCAGTCCGGGATGGCGGCGGCCGCCACCAACACCATGCGACAGGTCGGCGCGGTGGTCGGGGTGGCGGCGCTCGGCGCGCTGGTCAACTCGTTCCTCAACGCGGACCTGGTCGACCGGCTGAACGAGTTGCAGATCCCGGCCAACTTTCAGTCGATCATCATCGACGCGATCGAGACCGGGGCCGTGCCCAACGGTGGCGACCTGGCGGATCGCGCCTCCTACGGCCCGATCGTCGATCAGGTCATCGGCGCGGCGTTCGAGGCCTTCCACCGCGGGCTGGACGTCGCCCTGCTGGTGTCCGGCATCCTGATCCTGGTCGCCGCGGCGGGTGCGGCGGTGTCGATGTGGCGCGGCGGAGACCGGTCCGGCTACGAACCCGAGTCCGATAACTGA
- a CDS encoding wax ester/triacylglycerol synthase domain-containing protein gives MLSRRRVAARLCYHGRVGSGPRPGLGRDIGAERYAAVDALGRPGRRVVVHRHLPPAAGARRRSLPVAPADAFFLHVENAGPPQQVGGLVVLEPGAAGPTVRDLRELVRAELDGLPRFRQRLLPGGRWRRARWVDGAIDWEWHVAERVVAAGDPVAELRRVVGELAAEPLPRDRPLWRMVLVRERDAGPVGVILLVHHAVADGVGTVVQALRLLRPRTELRIAERGGLRAGAAAVATATGLAQLAADARPRGRMPVGSDRRRFVTAELDLETVRGVAHSYHARVTDILLAVVVIALRRTRPDLMTRLRGPLRVAVPLMVRGPRSAAEGNLTAAVMIDIPLHLDDPAELLADIVTRGDRLHSGTRALASRFVMATGLRILPEPLAGRFAATVYGGRFFHAIVSNMAGPDRPLTLANAAVAQVFPILPPASGVPLVVGALSWAGRLGLGISADPELVDPTGFAAELPTVLAELGPAPVADPGPPVGSGE, from the coding sequence GTGCTCAGTCGGCGACGGGTGGCGGCGCGATTGTGTTATCACGGAAGGGTGGGTAGTGGGCCGCGTCCCGGGCTGGGACGGGACATCGGCGCTGAGCGGTATGCGGCGGTCGATGCCCTCGGTAGGCCGGGGCGGCGGGTAGTAGTGCATCGGCACTTGCCGCCTGCGGCGGGGGCGCGTCGGCGTTCGTTGCCGGTGGCGCCGGCCGATGCGTTCTTCTTGCATGTCGAGAATGCGGGTCCGCCACAGCAGGTCGGGGGATTGGTGGTGCTGGAGCCGGGTGCGGCCGGGCCGACCGTCCGCGACCTGCGGGAGCTGGTTCGCGCCGAATTGGATGGGCTGCCGCGGTTCCGGCAGCGGTTGCTGCCGGGTGGGCGGTGGCGGCGGGCGCGCTGGGTGGACGGTGCGATCGACTGGGAGTGGCATGTCGCCGAGCGGGTGGTCGCGGCCGGTGATCCGGTGGCCGAACTTCGGCGGGTGGTCGGGGAACTGGCCGCGGAGCCGCTGCCTCGGGATCGGCCGTTGTGGCGGATGGTGCTGGTCCGCGAGCGGGACGCGGGTCCGGTCGGGGTGATTCTGCTGGTGCACCATGCCGTCGCGGACGGGGTCGGGACGGTGGTGCAGGCGTTGCGGCTGTTGCGGCCGCGGACCGAGTTGCGGATCGCCGAGCGGGGCGGGCTCCGCGCGGGTGCGGCGGCGGTCGCTACGGCCACCGGGCTGGCGCAGCTGGCGGCGGACGCTCGTCCGCGTGGTCGGATGCCGGTCGGTTCCGATCGGCGGCGGTTCGTCACTGCCGAGCTCGATCTGGAAACCGTTCGGGGCGTGGCGCATTCGTATCATGCGCGGGTGACCGACATTCTGCTGGCGGTGGTCGTGATAGCACTGCGCCGGACCCGTCCGGATCTGATGACCCGGCTGCGTGGTCCGTTGCGGGTGGCGGTACCGCTGATGGTGCGCGGGCCGCGGTCGGCGGCGGAAGGAAATCTGACCGCCGCCGTGATGATCGACATCCCACTGCATCTCGACGATCCGGCCGAACTACTCGCGGACATCGTCACGCGCGGCGACCGGTTGCACAGCGGAACCCGCGCGCTGGCATCCCGTTTCGTGATGGCCACCGGATTGCGGATCCTGCCGGAGCCGCTCGCGGGCCGGTTCGCCGCGACGGTATACGGCGGCCGTTTCTTCCATGCGATCGTCTCCAATATGGCCGGTCCCGACCGGCCGCTCACCCTCGCGAATGCCGCTGTCGCGCAGGTTTTCCCGATTCTGCCGCCCGCATCGGGGGTGCCGCTGGTGGTCGGTGCGCTGAGCTGGGCCGGTCGCCTCGGGCTCGGGATCTCCGCCGATCCGGAACTGGTGGACCCGACCGGGTTCGCCGCCGAATTGCCGACCGTATTGGCCGAATTGGGTCCGGCGCCGGTCGCCGATCCAGGCCCGCCGGTCGGTTCCGGCGAGTAA
- a CDS encoding glycine betaine ABC transporter substrate-binding protein, with translation MGSTGPVRIAARALVAAVAATLLVSCSHDDGGPVLRVGAGNSDQADLIAEIYAGALARTGARTAVVAHMGQRRDYLAALDAATVVLVGEVSGDLLTTFDPNSPAHLPDRTAAAGGAATNPAAAVDGPVGAAPAPDVADALSRALPQGLSVSDIADGTDLRPALLARATDDLPAALPDLAPRCADLTVGIATGSELDPLRPAPDPQRDVIDPLHTRYGCDITHPTVYPSDTELRKALQDGQVQLGILTGPAALLPGGTDGLTTIADPRYAFRARNVLPLFRTGSLTPVQIKKLNYVAGELTTAELIDMIAHLRDDHTSAATLARTWLDAHSL, from the coding sequence ATGGGATCGACCGGGCCGGTACGGATCGCAGCCCGTGCACTCGTCGCCGCCGTGGCCGCCACGCTGCTGGTTTCCTGTTCCCACGACGACGGCGGACCGGTCCTGCGGGTGGGTGCGGGCAATTCGGATCAGGCTGATTTGATCGCCGAAATCTATGCCGGGGCTCTCGCCCGCACCGGCGCCCGTACGGCCGTGGTGGCGCACATGGGACAACGCCGCGACTATCTGGCCGCGCTGGACGCCGCCACCGTGGTCCTGGTCGGCGAGGTCAGCGGCGACCTGCTGACCACCTTCGACCCGAACTCACCCGCCCATCTCCCGGATCGGACGGCCGCGGCGGGCGGCGCCGCGACGAATCCCGCCGCGGCCGTGGACGGTCCGGTCGGCGCGGCACCGGCCCCCGACGTCGCCGACGCACTCAGCCGCGCACTCCCGCAAGGACTCTCGGTCTCCGACATCGCGGACGGCACCGACCTCCGCCCGGCGCTGCTGGCCCGCGCCACGGACGATCTCCCCGCCGCACTGCCGGATCTGGCCCCCCGTTGCGCCGACCTCACCGTCGGCATCGCCACCGGTTCCGAGCTGGATCCCCTGCGCCCCGCCCCCGACCCGCAACGCGACGTGATCGATCCGCTGCACACCCGGTACGGCTGCGACATCACCCACCCCACCGTCTACCCGTCCGATACCGAGCTGCGAAAAGCCTTGCAGGACGGGCAGGTCCAGCTCGGTATCCTCACCGGACCCGCTGCCCTGCTGCCCGGCGGCACGGACGGCCTGACCACGATCGCCGATCCGCGCTACGCCTTCCGCGCCCGCAACGTACTGCCGCTGTTCCGCACCGGCTCCCTCACCCCGGTCCAGATCAAGAAGCTCAACTACGTCGCGGGCGAACTGACCACCGCCGAACTGATCGACATGATCGCCCACCTCCGCGACGACCACACCTCCGCCGCCACCCTCGCCCGCACCTGGCTGGACGCACACTCACTCTGA
- a CDS encoding ABC transporter substrate-binding protein gives MALSACGGNSDPLSSGGGGCDNDTNKLTVGSANFPESETVADVYAEALRANGFSVDTKLNIGSREAYIPALRQCSIGVVPDYTGNLLQYLDKSATATGADDVNAALTKALGSDLAAGTPAPGEDSDAVVVTHATADKWNLHSIADLAPHSAEVSFGAPAEFSERPGGLPGLKKTYSLDIAADKFVPIADGGGPATVRALTSGQVTAADIFTTSPAIKQNDLVVLADPKHNFAAQNVVPVLNAKKKSDKAVRVLNAVSAKLTTAELISLNDAVSGASKTEPAAAAKTWVAAQGLNKPVG, from the coding sequence ATGGCGCTGTCGGCGTGTGGCGGCAATTCCGATCCCTTGTCCTCCGGCGGGGGAGGCTGCGACAACGACACCAACAAGCTCACCGTCGGTTCGGCCAACTTCCCGGAATCCGAGACCGTCGCCGATGTCTACGCGGAGGCGTTGCGCGCCAACGGTTTCAGCGTCGACACCAAGCTGAACATCGGCAGCCGCGAGGCGTACATCCCGGCGCTGCGGCAGTGCTCGATCGGCGTGGTCCCCGACTACACCGGCAATCTGCTGCAATACCTGGACAAGTCGGCCACCGCGACCGGCGCCGACGATGTGAACGCCGCGCTGACCAAGGCGCTCGGCAGCGATCTGGCCGCCGGCACCCCCGCTCCCGGTGAGGATTCCGACGCCGTGGTGGTCACCCACGCCACCGCCGACAAGTGGAATCTGCACAGCATCGCCGATCTGGCGCCGCATTCGGCCGAAGTGAGTTTCGGTGCGCCGGCGGAATTCTCGGAGCGTCCCGGCGGCCTGCCGGGGCTGAAGAAGACCTACAGCCTGGACATCGCCGCGGACAAGTTCGTGCCGATCGCGGACGGCGGCGGCCCGGCCACGGTGCGCGCGCTCACCTCCGGGCAGGTCACCGCCGCCGACATCTTCACCACCTCGCCGGCGATCAAGCAGAACGATCTGGTGGTGCTCGCGGACCCGAAGCACAACTTCGCCGCGCAGAACGTGGTGCCGGTGCTCAACGCCAAGAAGAAGTCCGACAAGGCGGTGCGGGTGCTGAACGCGGTCTCCGCGAAACTGACCACCGCCGAACTGATCTCGCTCAACGACGCGGTCTCCGGCGCCAGCAAGACCGAACCGGCGGCCGCGGCGAAGACCTGGGTGGCCGCGCAGGGGCTGAACAAGCCGGTCGGATAG
- a CDS encoding ABC transporter ATP-binding protein — MTEIEFTDVTKTYPDGTTAVTGLSLRIESGSFTVFVGPSGCGKTTSMRMINRMITPSSGTITVGGADIAAIDPVELRLGIGYVIQSGGLLPHRTVLDNVATVPVLRGERRRAARRAALEVLDRVGLDRALAQRYPAQLSGGQQQRVGVARALAADPPILLMDEPFSAVDPVVREELQAEMQRLQAELRKTIVFVTHDIDEAIKLGDRVAVFGRGGTLQQYDPPQRVLARPATDFVAEFVGRDRGYRGLSFRTADDLARHEIRTATAEQVPQLELDPGAWVLVTDAARHPQGWVDGTAVEAVRAGRSLADSMSAGGSLFRPGADLRQALDAAISSPSGIGVAVDDSGAVAGGVDATEAIGLLARQRADEDAERNRHLADGRVPE; from the coding sequence GTGACCGAGATCGAATTCACCGACGTCACCAAGACCTATCCGGATGGCACCACCGCGGTCACGGGCCTGAGCCTGCGCATCGAATCCGGATCGTTCACGGTCTTCGTCGGGCCCTCCGGCTGCGGTAAGACGACCTCGATGCGGATGATCAACCGCATGATCACGCCCAGTTCGGGCACGATCACCGTCGGCGGCGCGGATATCGCGGCCATCGATCCGGTCGAATTGCGGCTCGGGATCGGCTATGTCATCCAGAGCGGCGGCCTGCTGCCGCACCGGACCGTTCTCGACAACGTCGCGACGGTGCCGGTGCTGCGCGGTGAGCGCCGCCGCGCCGCGCGCCGGGCCGCGCTCGAGGTATTGGATCGGGTCGGGCTGGATCGCGCTCTGGCGCAACGGTATCCGGCACAGTTGTCCGGCGGTCAGCAGCAGCGGGTCGGGGTGGCGCGGGCACTGGCCGCCGATCCGCCGATCCTGTTGATGGACGAGCCGTTCAGCGCGGTGGATCCGGTGGTCCGCGAGGAGTTGCAGGCCGAGATGCAGCGCCTGCAGGCGGAATTGCGCAAGACCATCGTCTTCGTCACCCATGACATCGACGAGGCGATCAAGCTCGGCGATCGGGTGGCGGTGTTCGGCCGGGGCGGCACCCTGCAGCAGTACGACCCGCCGCAGCGGGTGCTGGCCCGGCCCGCAACGGATTTCGTGGCCGAATTCGTGGGCCGCGATCGCGGGTACCGGGGGCTGTCGTTCCGGACCGCGGACGATCTCGCCCGGCACGAGATCCGCACCGCCACCGCGGAACAGGTACCGCAGCTGGAATTGGATCCGGGGGCGTGGGTGCTGGTCACCGATGCGGCCCGGCATCCGCAGGGCTGGGTGGACGGCACCGCGGTCGAGGCGGTGCGTGCGGGCCGCTCGCTCGCCGACAGCATGTCCGCGGGCGGTTCGCTGTTCCGGCCCGGCGCGGATCTGCGTCAGGCCCTCGACGCGGCGATCTCGTCGCCCTCGGGAATCGGTGTGGCCGTGGATGATTCGGGCGCGGTGGCCGGCGGCGTCGATGCCACCGAGGCGATCGGCCTGCTGGCCCGGCAGCGCGCGGACGAGGACGCCGAGCGCAACCGGCACCTCGCCGACGGCCGGGTACCGGAATGA
- a CDS encoding ABC transporter permease: protein MRYLLHNFSEIMGFTRTHAYLALLPLLIGLVIAIPVGALVRRVSWLRRVTTTVAGLAYTIPSLALFVIIPPIAGIATIDPLNVVIALTVYSVALLVIAVPTALDAVPAAVLDAAEAIGYPPLRRTLVVEFPLAIPIFVANLRVVAVTNISMVTVGALIGVGGLGKLFTQGYQRDYPDEIVAGIIVVLVLALIVDRLLFLLGRWATPWLRARGAKGARA, encoded by the coding sequence ATGAGGTATCTGCTCCACAACTTCTCGGAGATCATGGGTTTCACCCGCACCCACGCGTATCTCGCACTGCTGCCGCTGCTCATCGGGCTCGTGATCGCGATTCCGGTGGGGGCGTTGGTCCGCCGGGTGTCCTGGCTGCGACGGGTGACCACCACGGTGGCCGGCCTCGCGTACACCATCCCGTCGCTGGCGCTGTTCGTGATCATCCCGCCGATCGCCGGGATCGCCACCATCGATCCGCTGAACGTGGTGATCGCGCTGACCGTCTACTCGGTGGCGCTGCTGGTCATCGCGGTGCCGACCGCACTGGACGCGGTGCCCGCCGCCGTGCTGGACGCGGCCGAGGCCATCGGCTACCCGCCGCTGCGCCGCACGCTCGTCGTCGAATTCCCCTTGGCGATACCGATTTTCGTGGCCAACCTGCGGGTCGTCGCGGTCACCAACATCTCGATGGTGACCGTCGGCGCGCTGATCGGGGTGGGCGGGCTCGGCAAACTGTTCACCCAGGGCTATCAGCGGGACTATCCGGACGAGATCGTGGCGGGCATCATCGTGGTGCTGGTGCTCGCGCTGATCGTGGACCGGCTGCTGTTCCTGCTGGGCCGCTGGGCCACCCCGTGGCTGCGCGCCCGCGGCGCGAAAGGTGCCCGAGCATGA
- a CDS encoding ABC transporter permease, with translation MNLFLGAWHYLTESAHWGGRTGIGHRIAEHLWYSFLTVAVSVVIAVPTGLVIGHTRRGAAAIVGVANAMRALPTLGLLTFVVLLLGLGLIPPLIALLTVGVPPLLAGAYSGVANVDPGVVDASRAMGMTERQILLRVEVPNALPVLLTGLRSATLQVVATATIAAYVNLGGLGRYIFDGIGLYDYTRVLVGAILVAVLALLLDGVLAFVVWLSVPGTGRLSVPVRRGARTR, from the coding sequence ATGAACCTCTTCCTCGGTGCCTGGCACTATCTCACCGAATCCGCGCACTGGGGCGGCCGTACCGGCATCGGTCACCGGATCGCCGAACACCTCTGGTACAGCTTCCTCACGGTCGCGGTCTCCGTGGTGATCGCGGTGCCGACCGGGCTGGTGATCGGGCACACCCGCCGCGGCGCCGCGGCGATCGTCGGTGTCGCCAACGCCATGCGCGCGCTGCCCACCCTGGGCCTGCTCACCTTCGTGGTGCTGCTGCTCGGTCTCGGCCTGATCCCGCCGCTGATCGCACTGCTCACCGTCGGGGTCCCGCCGCTGCTGGCCGGCGCGTATTCCGGTGTGGCCAACGTGGATCCGGGTGTGGTCGATGCCTCCCGCGCGATGGGCATGACCGAGCGGCAGATACTGCTGCGGGTCGAGGTACCCAACGCGCTGCCGGTGCTGCTGACCGGATTGCGTTCGGCCACACTGCAAGTGGTCGCGACGGCGACCATCGCCGCGTACGTGAACCTGGGCGGGCTGGGCCGCTACATCTTCGACGGTATCGGCCTCTACGACTACACCCGGGTGCTGGTCGGCGCCATCCTGGTCGCGGTGCTCGCACTGCTGCTGGACGGCGTCCTGGCCTTCGTGGTCTGGCTCAGCGTGCCGGGTACGGGCCGGCTCAGCGTGCCAGTCCGGCGCGGTGCGCGTACGCGATAG